The Vicia villosa cultivar HV-30 ecotype Madison, WI linkage group LG1, Vvil1.0, whole genome shotgun sequence genome includes a region encoding these proteins:
- the LOC131644263 gene encoding uncharacterized protein ycf45, translating to MARWMVAASWSLKTTPLSPSFSTFKFKCCATRLQPQCSSVHNDDLQALLQILPSDLHHNLLNQPNRTHLLEVILDLGRFPEARYLGKHGNHYLRNSEVTVKELEYAHGAVGEFGNDNRAGIEGTLHRISAIRSRNGCIVGLTCRIGRAVTGHIDMVYDLLQYGKSILFVGRPGVGKTTVMREIARVMSDEFHKRVVIVDTSNEIGGDGNIPHAAIGGARRMQVPMPSMQHSVMIEAVENHMPEVVIVDEIGTEAEAHACRSIAERGIMLIGTAHGQQIENVMKNPTLSDLIGGIESVTLGDAEARARKSQKTILERKGPPTFDFLIEMRDRHYWLTHQTDKSVDMLLRGQSPQVEVRKRDEKCKVVIEKSKAYDKCQI from the exons ATGGCACGCTGGATGGTAGCAGCGTCATGGAGTTTGAAGACAACGCCACTGTCACCGAGCTTCTCCACCTTCAAGTTCAAATGTTGCGCGACACGCCTACAGCCACAGTGTTCTTCAGTGCACAACGACGACCTCCAAGCTCTCTTACAG ATTCTCCCATCCGATTTGCATCACAATCTCCTCAACCAACCTAACCGCACTCATCTTTTGGAG GTTATATTGGATTTAGGCCGTTTTCCCGAAGCACGCTATCTAGGAAAACACGGAAACCACTATTTAAGGAATTCTGAG GTAACAGTGAAAGAGTTGGAATATGCTCATGGAGCTGTTGGAGAGTTTGGGAATGATAATAGAGCTGGTATTGAGGGTACTTTGCATAGAATATCTGCTATTAGGAGTAGAAATGGTTGTATTGTTGGGTTGACGTGTCGAATTGGGAGGGCGGTTACTGGCCATATTGATATGGTTTATGATCTGCTTCAATATGGCAAGAGCATTTTATTTGTGGGAAG GCCTGGAGTTGGTAAGACTACTGTTATGAGAGAGATTGCTCGTGTAATGTCAGATGAATTTCACAAAAGAGTG GTGATTGTTGATACCAGTAATGAAATTGGAGGCGATGGCAATATTCCTCATGCAGCAATAGGTGGTGCACGAAGAATGCAGGTACCCATGCCATCAATGCAACATAGTGTGATGATTGAGGCAGTAGAAAATCACATGCCTGAGGTGGTTATAGTTGACGAGATTGGCACGGAAGCTGAAGCTCATGCTTGCCGGTCAATTGCTGAACGAGGCATCATGCTTATAGGAACTGCTCATGGTCAGCAGATTGAGAATGTCATGAAGAATCCTACACTCTCTGACCTG ATTGGCGGAATTGAAAGCGTTACTCTGGGAGATGCAGAAGCTAGAGCAAGAAAATCTCAGAAGACAATTCTTGAGAGGAAAGGTCCTCCAACATTTGATTTCTTGATTGAGATGAGAGACAGACACTACTGGCTTACACATCAA acCGACAAAAGCGTAGATATGTTGCTTCGAGGCCAGAGTCCACAAGTTGAG GTACGCAAAAGAGATGAAAAATGCAAGGTTGTGATCGAAAAATCTAAAGCATATGATAAATGCCAAATTTGA